The Snodgrassella alvi wkB2 genome window below encodes:
- the mltG gene encoding endolytic transglycosylase MltG, producing MQRKKRQTILLILTGLLVFALVWVTLLFLPKSNTGYRLKIPAGYGISGVSRNLSANDVIYSRWVFVGTAYMLGMGDKINRGNYRIPHSASSWQILQRLRNGKPDSITVQIIEGSTFAQMRRLIDNTPDIEHITKDWPDNKLLQQLNAESNYTQAEGLFFPATYDISSDSSDLSLYQQAFNTMQRHLQAAWEERRSDLPYQSAYDLLIMASLIEKETGHAEDRNNVAAVFVNRLNQHMRLQTDPTVIYGMGSRYKGKIGKADLRRDTPYNTYTRSGLPPTPIALPGKAALEAAAHPASNNYLYFVARNDGTGRSQFSHNLNEHNAAVRQYILKKH from the coding sequence ATGCAGCGCAAAAAAAGACAGACTATACTTTTAATATTAACAGGCTTACTGGTATTTGCGCTGGTGTGGGTAACACTTTTATTCCTGCCTAAAAGCAATACAGGCTATCGGTTAAAAATACCGGCTGGCTACGGCATTAGCGGAGTAAGTCGTAATTTATCTGCTAATGATGTGATTTATAGCCGCTGGGTTTTTGTCGGTACTGCTTATATGCTGGGTATGGGAGATAAAATCAATCGGGGTAATTATCGCATTCCCCATTCAGCTTCCAGCTGGCAGATTTTACAAAGGCTGCGCAACGGTAAACCAGACAGTATTACGGTGCAGATTATTGAAGGCAGTACATTTGCGCAAATGCGCAGGTTAATTGATAACACACCGGATATTGAGCATATTACGAAAGACTGGCCTGACAACAAATTGCTACAGCAGCTAAATGCTGAAAGTAATTACACTCAGGCGGAGGGGCTGTTTTTTCCGGCTACTTATGATATTAGTTCAGACAGTAGTGATTTATCTCTTTATCAGCAGGCATTTAATACGATGCAGCGACATTTACAGGCTGCATGGGAAGAGCGTCGCAGTGATTTACCCTATCAGTCTGCCTATGATTTACTAATTATGGCCAGCCTGATCGAAAAAGAAACCGGCCATGCTGAAGACAGAAACAATGTGGCAGCTGTATTTGTTAACCGGCTGAATCAGCACATGAGATTACAAACAGATCCTACTGTCATTTATGGTATGGGTTCCCGTTATAAAGGCAAGATTGGAAAAGCGGATTTGCGCCGTGATACACCATACAATACTTATACTCGTTCCGGTCTGCCGCCTACTCCTATTGCGTTGCCGGGTAAAGCAGCACTCGAAGCAGCGGCACATCCGGCCAGTAACAATTATCTTTACTTTGTAGCGCGAAATGATGGTACAGGACGCAGCCAGTTCAGCCACAATCTGAATGAACACAATGCTGCTGTCCGCCAATATATTCTGAAAAAGCATTAA
- a CDS encoding site-specific integrase, which produces MPDIEMLKEPEPRATLEKERLFKELPEHLKPIVTFALATSLKRANVAGLKWSQIDLSRRIAWIFATQAKSSKPIGIQLNDEAMSAILSQRGKHKTNVFTYNGKPIKNPAGTAWKKALKRAKIENYTFHDNRHTWATNHAVQGTPTRQLTELGGWSSEKMVKRYAHMNVDHLKQYAANSAQFDTKLTPN; this is translated from the coding sequence ATGCCAGATATTGAAATGCTCAAGGAGCCGGAACCAAGAGCCACTTTGGAAAAAGAAAGATTGTTCAAGGAGCTGCCAGAGCATTTAAAACCAATTGTAACTTTTGCACTGGCGACAAGTTTAAAAAGGGCGAATGTTGCAGGCTTGAAATGGTCGCAAATTGATTTATCGCGAAGGATCGCATGGATTTTTGCTACTCAGGCAAAATCATCAAAGCCCATAGGAATTCAGCTAAATGATGAAGCCATGAGCGCAATTTTAAGCCAGCGAGGTAAGCATAAAACGAATGTCTTTACTTACAACGGTAAGCCAATTAAAAACCCTGCTGGCACCGCATGGAAAAAAGCTTTAAAGCGGGCTAAGATTGAAAATTATACATTTCATGATAACCGGCATACGTGGGCGACTAATCACGCAGTACAAGGGACACCCACCCGGCAACTAACTGAGTTAGGCGGCTGGTCCAGTGAAAAGATGGTAAAAAGATATGCGCACATGAATGTTGATCACTTAAAACAGTACGCGGCAAACTCGGCGCAATTTGACACCAAATTGACACCAAATTGA
- a CDS encoding DUF6911 family protein: MRNLFEFKGVLFGCIRRKILSDKGIHIDNTTLADINDTLNLFVSSTGSLYLSQYKQIGFEPYQLILYSQNRKYMVMFAYVSVGTDDEIRTFYDPTRPKIMVDMLGDNWDNRMIVDDFSLVRRAFTEFYLTGDIDREIVS; the protein is encoded by the coding sequence ATGAGAAATTTATTTGAATTTAAAGGAGTGTTATTCGGGTGCATCAGAAGAAAAATTCTATCTGATAAAGGAATTCATATTGATAACACTACATTAGCAGACATTAATGATACTTTAAATTTATTTGTATCTTCGACCGGCTCCCTTTATTTAAGCCAATATAAGCAGATAGGTTTCGAACCTTATCAATTAATTCTTTACTCACAAAATCGGAAATATATGGTGATGTTTGCATATGTTAGTGTAGGAACTGATGATGAAATCAGAACTTTTTATGATCCGACACGCCCCAAAATCATGGTAGATATGCTTGGTGATAATTGGGATAATAGAATGATTGTCGACGATTTTAGTCTGGTTAGGAGAGCTTTTACTGAATTTTATTTAACAGGTGATATTGATCGTGAAATAGTTTCTTAA